The sequence GACCTGCCCGAGGTGCCCGCCGGGCCCGGGGGTCAGGTCCACGGCGAGGCGGTCGCCGCCGCCGTTGTCGCCGAAGACGAGCCAGCCCGGCGAGCCCGGCAGCCCTTGCACCGCCGCGCCCGGCGGGGTCCGCACGGCCTCCATCGCGCCGAACACCCAGGGGCACGGGCGCGAGGCGGCGTCCGCCACGTACACCTGGGAGAGCGGCAGCAGCTCGCAGGACAGCGCCTCGTAGACGCGTTCACCGGCCTCCGGGGCGTCCGCGTGGTCGCGCCACTCGCCGCGTACGACCGTGTAGAGCGCCCGCAGTTCGGGCGGTAGCGGCCTGCCCAGCCGGGCCTCGGCGGCGGCGAGCGCGGCCGGGTCCGCGCCGGTCGCGCCGGGGAGGCGGGCACGCAGCGAACGGGCGAGGAGGGCGGGGTCCGCCGAGGGCGCGGCGACGGCCCCGGGCACCGGCTCCGGCAGGCGCCGCCACGGCTCCGGGACCGCCCCCTCGACCAGGACCAGCGCGCCCGGATGCGCGGAGGCGATGCCTGGTTCGACGGCGGGGGAGGAGGGGAACAGGCGCAGGGTGACGGAGCCGTCGGCCGTGAGCCGCGCGACGAAGGCCACCTCGGCGGTCCCGCTCGCCGCGAGCGCCGCCAGGACGGGCTCCACCGCCCGCTGCTCCCGCGGGAAGTCACGGCCGAGCCGCGGCAGGCTCCACGCGCCCCGGCTGAGCTGCCCCGACAGCTCGAAGGGCCCCGCGCCGCCCTTGTCGGCGCACTGCTCCCACAGGAGCCAGGAGAGGGGTTCCCAGGTGGCGAAGTCGGTCAGCGGCGTCGCGTGCGCGGCGGGAGGAGTCATGGCCGGAGGCTAGCGGGGCGCACCGACAGCGGCGGGCGGGTCGGCGGACGAACCAGGGCGACGGCGAGCGGACAGCGAGGGGCGGTGCGGAGCGCTGGCTGTGCGGAGGCGCCGCCGCGTCGCCGTGTCCGGCCGCCGATCCAGACACCCTCGCCAGGAAGGTTAGCCTCACCTAAGCTTGTGCGGCCGGAGGGGGGCTCCGTCGGGGTCGTGTTCCCGTGCGCCCACCCATGCGCCCTTTTATTGCATAGTTCTGCAGGTGAATGTATAGTCATGCTCTCAGGAGGAGGTCACCCATGACGGTACGAGCGGCAGTCGCCGGAGCGAGTGGATACGCGGGCGGAGAGGTGCTGCGCCTGCTTCTCGCCCACCCCGAGGTGGAGATCGGCGCGGTCACGGCGAACTCCAACGCCGGTCAGCGCCTCGGCGTGCTCCAGCCGCACCTGGCGCCGCTCGCCGACCGCGTGCTCGAAGCGACGAGCGCCGAGAGCCTCGCCGGGCACGACGTCGTCTTCCTCGGCCTCCCGCACGGCCAGTCCGCCGCCGTCGCCGAACAGCTCGGCGACGACGTCCTCGTCATCGACATGGGCGCCGACTTCCGGCTCAAGGACGCCGCCGACTGGGAGACCTTCTACGGCACCCCCCACGCCGGCACCTGGCCCTACGGCCTCCCCGAGCTGCCCGGCGCCCGCGCCGCGCTCGCCGGCACCCGCCGCATCGCCGTGCCGGGCTGCTACCCGACCGCCGTCTCGCTCGCCCTCGTCCCCGCCTACGCGGCCGGGATCGTCGAGGACGACGCCGTGATCGTCGCCGCCTCCGGCACCTCCGGCGCGGGCAAGGCGGCCAAACCGCACCTGCTCGGCAGCGAGGTCATGGGCGCGATGTCCCCGTACGGCGTCGGCGGCGGCCACCGGCACACGCCCGAGATGATCCAGAACCTCAGCGCCGTCGCGGGCCACCGCGTCACCGTCTCCTTCACCCCCACCCTCGCCCCCATGCCGCGCGGCATCCTCGCCACGTGCAGCGCCAGGGCGAAGCCGGGGGTGGACGCGGCGCGCCTGCGCGAGACCTACGAGAAGGCGTACGCCGACGAGCCGTACGCGCACCTGCTGCCCGAGGGCCAGTGGCCGAACACCGGCGCCGTGCTCGGCTCCAACCACGTACAGCTCCAGGTCGCCCACGACCCCGCCGCCGGACGCGTCCTCGTGCTCGCCGCGATCGACAACCTCGCCAAGGGCACCGCGGGCGGCGCGATCCAGAGCATGAACCTCGCCCTCGGCCTCCCCGAGACCACCGGCCTGCCCGCCGCCGGGATCGCGCCGTGACCCGTACCCCTCCCGCGCCCCGGACCGCGCACGCGTCCGGCGCCCCCCTGATCACCCTTCTGACGAACCGGCTGCGCGCCGCCCTCCGCACCGCGGCGCGGAACAAGCCCAAGGAGACCTGAGACACCGTGAGCGTCACCGCACCCCAGGGATTCACGGCGGCGGGCATCGCCGCCGGGATCAAGTCGTCGGGCCAGCCCGACCTCGCCCTCGTCGTCAACCAGGGGCCGCGCCTCGCCGCCGCCGGGGTCTTCACGTCCAACCGCGTCAAGGCCGCCCCCGTCCAGTGGTCCGAGCAGGTCCTCAAGGGCGGCCAGGTCTCCGCCGTCGTCCTCAACTCCGGCGGCGCCAACGCCTGTACGGGCCCGCGGGGCTTCCAGGACACCCACGCGACCGCTGAGCGCGCCGCCGAGGCCCTCGGCCACAACGCGGGCGAGATCGCCGTCGCCTCGACCGGCCTCATCGGCGAACTCCTCCCCATGGACAAGCTGCTCCCCGGCGTCGACACCGCCGTCGCCGCGCTCAGCGAGCACGGCGGCGAGAAGGCCGCCCTCGCCATCAAGACCACCGACACCGTCCACAAGACGGCCGTCGCCCAGCGGGACGGCTGGAGCGTCGGCGGCATGGCCAAGGGCGCGGGCATGCTCGCCCCCGGCCTCGCCACGATGCTCGTCGTCCTCACCACCGACGCCGACCTCGACAGCGGCGCGCTCGACCGCGCCCTGCGCGCCGCGACCCGCGTCACCTTCGACCGCGTCGACTCCGACGGCTGCATGTCCACCAACGACACCGTCCTCCTCCTCGCCTCGGGCGCGAGCGGCACGACGCCCGCCGAGGACGAGTTCACCGCGGCCGTACGGGAGGTGTGCGCCGACCTCGCCCGCCAGCTCATCGGCGACGCCGAGGGCGCGAGCAAGGACATCCGTATCGAGGTCGTGAACGCGGCGAGCGAGGACGAGGCCGTCACGGTGGGCCGCGTCATCGCCCGCAACAACCTCCTCAAGTGCGCCGTGCACGGCGAGGACCCCAACTGGGGCCGTGTCCTCTCCGCGATCGGCACCACCGACGCCGCCTTCGAGCCCGACCGCCTCAATGTCGCCATCAACGGCGTGTGGGTCTGCAAGAACGGCTCCGTCGGTGAGGACCGCACCCTCGTCGACATGCGGTACCGCGAGGTGGTCATCACCGCCGACCTCGCCGCCGGGGACGCCTCGGCCGAGATCTGGACCAACGACCTCACCGCCGACTACGTCCACGAGAACAGCGCGTACTCCTCATGAGCGAGCCCAGCGACGAGAGCGAGACGAGTGTTGTGCCCCAGCCGGCCCCCGCTGCGACCCGCAAGCACACCGCCCTCCCCAAGGCCCAGACCTTGATCGAGGCCCTCCCCTGGATCACCCGCCACCAGGGCAAGACCGTCGTCATCAAGTTCGGCGGCAACGCCATGGTCGACGAGGAGCTGAAGGCCGCCTTCGCGCAGGACGTCGTCTTCCTGCGGCACGCCGGGCTCCGCCCCGTCGTCGTGCACGGCGGCGGCCCGCAGATCAGCGCCCAGCTCGACAAGGAGGGCCTGGTCAGCGAGTTCCGCGCGGGCCTGCGCGTCACGACGCCCGAGGCGATGGACGTCGTACGGATGGTCCTCGCCGGGCAGGTCCAGCGCGAGCTGGTCGGCCTGCTCAACCGGCACGGCCCGCTCGCCGTCGGCCTCACGGGCGAGGACGCGCACACCATCACCGCGACCAAGCACTTCCCCCGCATCGAGGGCGAGTTCATCGACATCGGGCGCGTCGGCGAGATCACCGCGATCGACACGGGCGCCATCGAGACGCTGCTCGACGACGGCCGTATCCCCGTCGTCTCCTCGATCGCCCGCAGCGCCGACGACGACCACGTCTACAACGTCAACGCCGACACCGCCGCCGCCGCGCTCGCCGCCGCGCTCGGTGCCGAGACCCTCATGGTCCTCACCGACGTCGAGGGCCTCTACGAGGACTGGCCGCACAGCGACGAGGTCATCAGCCGCCTCACCGCGAGCGAGCTGGAGAAACTGCTGCCCGAGCTGGCGAGCGGCATGGTCCCGAAGATGGAGGGCTGCCTGCACGCCGTCCGCAACGGCGTCCGCACCGCCCGCGTCATCGACGGACGCGTCCAGCACTCCATCCTCCTGGAGATCTTCACCGACGAGGGCATCGGCACGATGGTCGTGGACGACGACCCGCGGGCCGCCGCCGAGCCCGCCACGGAAAGGCAGAAACCGTGACCGCCACCGAGCAGCCGCACCCCCTGACCGGGCGCTGGCAGCACACCCTGATGAACAACTACGGCACCCCCCGCCTCGAACTCGCGCGCGGCGAGGGCGCCACCGTGTACGACACCGGGGGCCGCGCCTACCTCGACCTCGTCGGAGGCATCGCGGTCAACGCCCTCGGGCACGCGCACCCCGCCGTCGTCGAGGCCGTCTCCCGGCAGATCGCCTCGCTCGGCCACATCTCCAACTTCTTCATGGCCGAGCCGACCGTCGCCCTCGCCGAACGCCTCGTGGGCCACGCGGGCCGCCCCGCCCGCGTCCTGTTCTGCAACTCCGGCGCCGAGGCCAACGAGGCCGCCTTCAAGATCGGCCGCCTCACGGGGCGCCGCCACATGGTCTCCACCACGGGCGGCTTCCACGGCCGCACCATGGGCGCCCTCTCGCTCACCGGCCAGCCCGGCAAGCAGGACGGCTTCGGTCCGCTCCCCGGCGACGTCACCTTCGTCCCGTACGGAGACGCCGAGGCCCTGCGCGCGGCCGTCACCGAGGAGACCGCCCTCGTCATCGTCGAGCCCCTCCAGGGCGAGAACGGCGTCGTCGTCCCGCCCCCCGGCTACCTGCGGGCCGCGCGCGAGATCACCCGCGCCACCGGCACCCTCCTCGTCCTCGACGAGGTGCAGACCGGCATCGGGCGGACGGGCCACTGGTACGCGTACCAGGCCGAGGAGGGCATCGACCCCGACGTCGTCACGCTCGCCAAGGCACTCGGCGGCGGCCTCCCGCTCGGCGCGGTCCTCGCCTTCGGCGAGGCGGGCGACCTCCTCACCCCCGGCCGCCACGGCTCGACCTTCGCGGGCAACCCCGTCGCCTGCGCCGCCGGGCTCGCCGTCCTCGACACCATCGAGGACGAGCACCTCCTCGACCGCGCCAAGCGCACGGGGGAGCGGCTGCGCGAGGGAATCGAGCAACTCGGGCACCCCCTCGTCGGCCACGTCCGCGGCGCCGGGCTCCTGCTGGGTATCGTGCTCACCGAGCCGCGCGCCCCCCAGGTGCAGCAGGCCGCCCAGGACGCCGGACTCCTTGTCAACGCCCCGGCCCCCGACGTCGTACGGCTCATGCCGCCGCTGAACCTCGGCGAGGCCGAGGCGGACGCCTTCCTGGCCGCGCTCCCTGGGGTGCTGGACGCGGCGGCGGGAGAAGGGACGCACGCGGGCCGATGAGAGTGGGACGACGACGATGAGTCAGGCGAGTCAGGCGCAGGAGAACGAGCAGGGCGGGCCCGCGGTGCCGCAGACGCGCACCGCGCGGCACCGCAGGATCGTGGACATCCTCAACCGGCAACCGGTGCGCTCCCAGAGCATGCTGGCGAAACTGCTCGCCGACGACGGACTCACCGTCACCCAGGCCACCCTCTCCAGGGACCTGGACGAACTCAACGCGGTGAAGATCCGCAACAACGACGGCGACCTCATCTACGCCGTGCCGAGCGAGGGCGGATTCCGCACCCCGCGCGCCCCGCTCGGCGAGTCCGCCAAGGAGGAGCGGATGCGCAGGCTCTCCTCGGAACTCCTCATCTCCGCCGAGGCCAGCGCCAACCTCGTCGTCCTGCGCACGCCGCCGGGCGCGGCCCAGTTCCTCGCCTCCGCGATCGACCAGGCCGAACTCCACGACATCCTCGGCACGATCGCGGGCGACGACACCCTGCTCCTGATCAGCCGCGACCCGGCGGGCGGCCAGCAGCTCGCGGACCACCTGCTGCGGCTGGCGGCCCGCGTCGGCTGAGCCGCCGGACCGCGCGGCCCGCGGCCACATGATCATGAAACCCGCCCTCGCGGGCACACGACCCTCACAAAGAACGTGTGACGAGGGGCGGGTTTCATGGCATACGGCAGGCAGCCGACGGGAGTACAGACGCGGGCGACCCTCCTGGCCCTCGGCCTCGCCACCGCCTTCGTCGGAGCGGTGGCCCTCCTCTTCCTCCGCCTCGCCCACTGGGCGGGGACACACCCCGTCCCCGCCACGCTCCTGACCGCCCTCTCCCTCCCCCTCCTCTACGCGCTCGTACGGGGCATGCCGCGCGGCCGCGAACTGCGCCGCGCGGCCCTGGCGGGAATGGCGGAGGCGGACGCGGAGTCGGTGGCGGCGGAGCCCACCGTGGTCCTGCCACCGAACGACCCGCGCGACGGCCTCACCGTCCCGCTCCCCGAGCCCTCGGTGGACCTCACCCCGGACGGCTTCGAGGAGGCGGTGGCGGACCTGTGCCGCCGCGACGGCTGCACGGACGTCGGGGTGGTGGGCGGCGCGGGCGACCTCGGCGCCGACGTCCTGGCCACGGCCCCCGACGGCCGCCGCGTCGTCATCCAGTGCAAGCGCTACGCCCCCACCCACAAGTCCGGCTCCCAGGACCTCCAGCGCTTCGGCGGCACCTGCTGGACGGTCCACGGCGCCCAGCTCGCCCTCATGGTCACCACGAGCACCTTCACCGACCCGGCCAGGGACTACGCCGACACCTGCGGCATCCGCCTGATCGACGGCCCGGCCCTGCAGGCCTGGACCACCGGGGAGACACCGGCACCGTGGGGACCGGCGCGGGTTTCGTAGCGGGTCGGCGTCCCACCGGGGGAGAGGGCCGACGGGCGGCTCGTGGTGCGCCGAAAGGGGATCAGGGAGTGGGTTCCGGTACGGGCGGGGCGACCGGCTCCGCGTCCTCGCGGTCCCGGCGGCGGGAGCGGTGGGCCATGACGGCGGCGACGAGCGCGCCCGAGATGTTGTGCCAGACCGAGAAGACGGCGGCGGGCAGGGCGGCGAGCGGGCTGAAGTGGGCTGTCGCCAGCGAGGCGGCGAGCCCGGAGTTCTGCATGCCGACCTCGAAGGCCATCGCGCGGCTCGCGGATGGGCCGAGGCGGGTCAGCTTGCCCGCCCCGTAACCGAGCGCGAGGCCCAGGCCGTTGTGGAGGACGACGGCGAGCAGGACGGTCGCCGCCGCGGACTTGATGCTGTCGGCGCTCGCCGCGACGACGGCCGCGACGATCGCCGCGATCGCGACCGAGGAGAGCCACGGCATGACGCCGAGGACGCGCGTCACGATCCGCCCCGCGAC comes from Streptomyces sp. Tu6071 and encodes:
- a CDS encoding SMI1/KNR4 family protein, coding for MTPPAAHATPLTDFATWEPLSWLLWEQCADKGGAGPFELSGQLSRGAWSLPRLGRDFPREQRAVEPVLAALAASGTAEVAFVARLTADGSVTLRLFPSSPAVEPGIASAHPGALVLVEGAVPEPWRRLPEPVPGAVAAPSADPALLARSLRARLPGATGADPAALAAAEARLGRPLPPELRALYTVVRGEWRDHADAPEAGERVYEALSCELLPLSQVYVADAASRPCPWVFGAMEAVRTPPGAAVQGLPGSPGWLVFGDNGGGDRLAVDLTPGPGGHLGQVVLIGHEESVGAELLADSLTSLVLRAGEEEEEDEAPRARHTESPEVAYVNARGIPSVAAAAHPALEVLSLGRWESPPTSLAPVLGLPRLRSLSAGPGTLAEPLEIGRLDGLEFLRLPPAEWRALLAADAVPRGLLAAAIEPGRADSPLTTVALANEILGRWGRPPIAEQVVSGTLG
- the argC gene encoding N-acetyl-gamma-glutamyl-phosphate reductase, producing the protein MTVRAAVAGASGYAGGEVLRLLLAHPEVEIGAVTANSNAGQRLGVLQPHLAPLADRVLEATSAESLAGHDVVFLGLPHGQSAAVAEQLGDDVLVIDMGADFRLKDAADWETFYGTPHAGTWPYGLPELPGARAALAGTRRIAVPGCYPTAVSLALVPAYAAGIVEDDAVIVAASGTSGAGKAAKPHLLGSEVMGAMSPYGVGGGHRHTPEMIQNLSAVAGHRVTVSFTPTLAPMPRGILATCSARAKPGVDAARLRETYEKAYADEPYAHLLPEGQWPNTGAVLGSNHVQLQVAHDPAAGRVLVLAAIDNLAKGTAGGAIQSMNLALGLPETTGLPAAGIAP
- the argJ gene encoding bifunctional glutamate N-acetyltransferase/amino-acid acetyltransferase ArgJ, yielding MSVTAPQGFTAAGIAAGIKSSGQPDLALVVNQGPRLAAAGVFTSNRVKAAPVQWSEQVLKGGQVSAVVLNSGGANACTGPRGFQDTHATAERAAEALGHNAGEIAVASTGLIGELLPMDKLLPGVDTAVAALSEHGGEKAALAIKTTDTVHKTAVAQRDGWSVGGMAKGAGMLAPGLATMLVVLTTDADLDSGALDRALRAATRVTFDRVDSDGCMSTNDTVLLLASGASGTTPAEDEFTAAVREVCADLARQLIGDAEGASKDIRIEVVNAASEDEAVTVGRVIARNNLLKCAVHGEDPNWGRVLSAIGTTDAAFEPDRLNVAINGVWVCKNGSVGEDRTLVDMRYREVVITADLAAGDASAEIWTNDLTADYVHENSAYSS
- the argB gene encoding acetylglutamate kinase, with the protein product MSEPSDESETSVVPQPAPAATRKHTALPKAQTLIEALPWITRHQGKTVVIKFGGNAMVDEELKAAFAQDVVFLRHAGLRPVVVHGGGPQISAQLDKEGLVSEFRAGLRVTTPEAMDVVRMVLAGQVQRELVGLLNRHGPLAVGLTGEDAHTITATKHFPRIEGEFIDIGRVGEITAIDTGAIETLLDDGRIPVVSSIARSADDDHVYNVNADTAAAALAAALGAETLMVLTDVEGLYEDWPHSDEVISRLTASELEKLLPELASGMVPKMEGCLHAVRNGVRTARVIDGRVQHSILLEIFTDEGIGTMVVDDDPRAAAEPATERQKP
- a CDS encoding acetylornithine transaminase; its protein translation is MTATEQPHPLTGRWQHTLMNNYGTPRLELARGEGATVYDTGGRAYLDLVGGIAVNALGHAHPAVVEAVSRQIASLGHISNFFMAEPTVALAERLVGHAGRPARVLFCNSGAEANEAAFKIGRLTGRRHMVSTTGGFHGRTMGALSLTGQPGKQDGFGPLPGDVTFVPYGDAEALRAAVTEETALVIVEPLQGENGVVVPPPGYLRAAREITRATGTLLVLDEVQTGIGRTGHWYAYQAEEGIDPDVVTLAKALGGGLPLGAVLAFGEAGDLLTPGRHGSTFAGNPVACAAGLAVLDTIEDEHLLDRAKRTGERLREGIEQLGHPLVGHVRGAGLLLGIVLTEPRAPQVQQAAQDAGLLVNAPAPDVVRLMPPLNLGEAEADAFLAALPGVLDAAAGEGTHAGR
- a CDS encoding arginine repressor, translated to MSQASQAQENEQGGPAVPQTRTARHRRIVDILNRQPVRSQSMLAKLLADDGLTVTQATLSRDLDELNAVKIRNNDGDLIYAVPSEGGFRTPRAPLGESAKEERMRRLSSELLISAEASANLVVLRTPPGAAQFLASAIDQAELHDILGTIAGDDTLLLISRDPAGGQQLADHLLRLAARVG
- a CDS encoding restriction endonuclease, encoding MAYGRQPTGVQTRATLLALGLATAFVGAVALLFLRLAHWAGTHPVPATLLTALSLPLLYALVRGMPRGRELRRAALAGMAEADAESVAAEPTVVLPPNDPRDGLTVPLPEPSVDLTPDGFEEAVADLCRRDGCTDVGVVGGAGDLGADVLATAPDGRRVVIQCKRYAPTHKSGSQDLQRFGGTCWTVHGAQLALMVTTSTFTDPARDYADTCGIRLIDGPALQAWTTGETPAPWGPARVS